A genome region from Triticum aestivum cultivar Chinese Spring chromosome 2B, IWGSC CS RefSeq v2.1, whole genome shotgun sequence includes the following:
- the LOC123042995 gene encoding UPF0481 protein At3g47200, with protein sequence MSWVVDMEKKLEDAEQPDKVERWPRHCIVRVPLRFKMVDGSVYKPRTVSLGPFHHDDVELKPMEMHKLRAVRHLLHRDSCKTTLAELVAAVDEVADELEDSYMDLGDEWRGQKNRGKFLEMMISDGCFLLEVMRAAARKRSIPNDYAHGDPVFSRDGIQQIKPFVQRDMLMVENQLPLRLLERIVAAEDGTSPSAASINSMVLKFLEREDAPEEIVLGLHPLDIYRTSRLKHKSQRKSNRKVLHRGMPTAPTTEEVNMVRLQRAVPRSAWTLYKSGIRFLPSGTSCLDDIDLVNGRLYMPSVLLDDSTVYRVLNMMAFEAIHVGTRDDVTAYVFFVKDLVDSAHDVRLLARKGILEHNLADDDAVVRLFNRLTADVSQNWESQLSRVRMNVEHHYRSNHHRNGVHVFLYESWANLRSKYLRSPWTLLGLLTATLLLVAEIVQAVYAVKSYYEPDKGN encoded by the exons ATGTCGTGGGTGGTGGACATGGAGAAGAAGCTCGAGGACGCCGAGCAGCCAGACAAGGTTGAGAGATGGCCGAGGCACTGCATCGTCCGCGTCCCATTGCGCTTCAAGATGGTCGATGGCAG CGTATACAAGCCACGGACGGTCTCTCTAGGCCCATTCCACCACGATGACGTGGAGCTGAAACCCATGGAGATGCACAAGCTGAGGGCCGTCCGTCACCTCCTTCATCGGGACAGCTGCAAGACTACCCTTGCCGAGCTTGTTGCCGCCGTGGATGAGGTGGCGGACGAGCTGGAGGACTCCTACATGGACCTGGGTGACGAGTGGCGGGGCCAGAAGAACAGGGGCAAGTTTCTAGAGATGATGATCAGTGATGGCTGCTTCCTGCTGGAGGTGATGAGGGCCGCCGCAAGGAAGCGGTCCATTCCCAATGACTACGCGCACGGCGACCCCGTCTTCAGCAGGGACGGCATCCAGCAGATCAAGCCCTTCGTCCAGCGCGACATGCTCATGGTCGAAAACCAGCTGCCACTGAGGTTGCTCGAGAGGATAGTCGCCGCGGAGGATGGCACATCTCCG agcGCAGCTTCCATAAACTCCATGGTGCTCAAGTTCCTGGAAAGGGAAGATGCCCCTGAAGAGATCGTCCTGGGACTCCACCCGCTCGATATCTACCGGACGAGCCGACTCAAGCACAAAAGTCAGAGGAAGAGTAACAGAAAGGTTCTTCACAGAGGCATGCCGACGGCACCGACAACAGAGGAGGTCAACATGGTTCGCCTGCAGAGAGCGGTGCCCAGATCCGCGTGGACCCTGTACAAGTCCGGAATCCGGTTCCTGCCTAGCGGGACGAGCTGCCTTGACGACATCGATCTGGTTAACGGGAGGCTCTACATGCCCAGTGTCCTGCTGGACGACTCCACCGTCTACAGGGTCCTCAACATGATGGCGTTCGAGGCGATCCATGTCGGCACCCGCGACGACGTGACGGCGTACGTGTTCTTCGTCAAGGACTTGGTCGACTCGGCCCATGACGTGCGCCTGCTGGCGAGGAAAGGGATCCTAGAGCACAACCTTGCGGACGACGACGCCGTGGTGAGGCTCTTCAACCGCCTCACCGCGGACGTGTCACAGAACTGGGAGAGTCAGCTTTCCCGCGTGCGCATGAACGTGGAGCACCACTACCGCTCCAACCACCACAGGAACGGCGTGCACGTCTTTCTGTACGAGTCGTGGGCCAACCTCAGGAGCAAGTACCTCAGGAGCCCGTGGACGCTCCTTGGCCTCCTCACCGCAACCTTGCTCCTCGTCGCTGAAATCGTGCAGGCCGTATATGCAGTCAAATCCTACTATGAACCTGACAAGGGCAATTAA